AAATTTCATACAGAAGGGCGTCCTAAAACAAGATGGATTATAACAGCTTACGCGCTGAATAAAAAATagaacataaattttttaagaataaaacgTCAAAGAACCaagaaattataaagatttgagaaaagaaagaaaaaaaagtttaaaaaataggaaaagagaaatttaagaaaaaaagaataataaaataaaaaagtaaatgttacGACATCTTCTCCGCACAATTTAAGGTATTGTAactttcaaagttaaaaattaattcttggTCGTCTTCGATAACACTGTCTGTATCCATCTTATTTTTTCCAACCAATTCCACGATATTTGTTTCTTCAGTTTCAACTACGCATGACCTATCACTGCtgctttttttaagattttcgtttcaaaatttttgtttccttGCTACACTCCTTTTCGTTGTTTATTAATAACGTTTTTAGTTTCGTTGGCTTCAACGTCGGTCTCCACAATTTCGGATTGTGCACTTgacaaatatttgttatttattcgTTGGTATACTCATTTCAATAGAGACTTTTTCTGAAACCTCTATATTTGTCGGTGCCCTAGAATTTTCAGATTTTTGGTATGATTGTGGTTGCCCGTTGTGTCTATTAGGGTAgaccattaaaaaaagtttgacttTAAATAGTGATAACTTGGCTATAAAATTTAACCTTGATACCTTGTAAAATGTTGCTTGTGAACGATAAAAgttaaataggaaaaaaaaactcactttttttttgtcttcattTGTTGCTAAAAGACAAGTTGTTATAAcattatttagtaatttttgttctaaaattattaaattttgttttaaattgtgataaattgttattaatggatgatataacaaaaaaagaatggtaaccaagttttttttggcTTTCTTTTTCCGTTGGGGGACTTATATTGTGCATTTTCAGGCTTTTTATTGGTATTTAGGCATTGGTATCtgatcataattttttcaatgttttccaaAATAAAGCTATGGCTGGATTTATAAACCagtattaaattataaactaattatctATGAGTAATTCAAACTAgctctttatattattatttatttattttaggcatttttaggcttttcttattgttttaaattactcAGTAATTTACTATTTATCACTATATAAATTGTAGCGATTCTAactaacactttttaaaaatattatttatttaaaaaaatttgtagaaaaatttactatttatgaGTATATAAAGATTAGTATATTATTAGTATGTAAAAATTgttgtattattaatattatatagatTACCAATATCCACATATACAGTACTGTGAATAAGTTTTAGACCacttacattttttcaaaaaatcccGGAGAATTCTTCtctaatatttaagtttatagttctaaattataaacttattaaaacacACGTATTTCACACAAAATATGGAacaattacaaactttttaaggTCAAACTTCTTAAAACTCTTAAAATTTACTATGTCCTCCTTTTGCCTCAATCCCAGCCAATATTCGCCGGGGAATAGATTCATACAAGTTAGTTATAAAATCCTGGGTTAAGTTGTGCCATTTTCTTTGAagtaattcaaaacatttttcagcATTTCGGGGAGCATGTTTGACCTTCTTTCTGTCCAGGTAATCCCAAATATGCTCAATTATATTCAAAACTGGACACTGGGGAGGCCAGGTCATCAATTCCAGTACTCTTTCCTCCGCCATTtcatttacataatttttttccacTTAGGAACAATACTTTGGATCATTTTCCTGCTGCAGAATAAAACTATTAGTCTCATTCCGGATGATACAGCATGGTGCCTTAGGATATCCACATAACGTTCCCCGGTGagtctccccccccccccccaattttaatcaaatcttCTATTCCAGATGAAGATAAACAGCCCCAAACTTGTAAAGAGCCTCCTCTGTGTTTAATAGTAGGGTTTAAACACCTGGGCAGATAGCATTCTTCAATTCTTCTTCAAACATATTGGCGTCCTTTCGTTCCAAAAATTTCGAATTTGGACTCATCGGTGTACAGAGCCCGATTAAACATTTCCTGGGCCCAATCTTTGTGTTGTTTTgcatatttaatttgtttttctttattgccACACCATAATAATGGTTTTTGAATTGCAACACACCCTCATAATCCCGATTTAAGTAGGTTACGTCGAATAAAAGTAGAGCTGACATTTTTCCCAGTTGCTGTGTTAATGTTTTTTGCCAGCTCGGTTgatgctttttttgtatttcttaaagataaggtttttaaatatttattgtcatCTTTTGTTAGCTTAGGAGGTctacctcttttttttttatcttcaaggGAGCCagtttctctaaattttttaatgatttctgtAACAGCATTCTTCGAATATCCTGTTTTGGATGTAGTTGTTATGACACatcgttttaataaataaacaaactaatcCCTCATGTTTCCTCAtcagttttgtttatttattcaaaataatatattctttcaacttttcttatatattattaaacttaagtacgctttaaaaaaattacatataaaaaaaattgtatatacgTCTAATTATACAAGTGGTCTAAAACTTATTCACAGTActgaatattaaataaatggaCTTTGGTTTatgatttattgaatttaaatctatttctagaactttgttttttgaaaaccgAATAAAACTAAGctaatatttagaaaatttaaagtattttgatttctgTGGCAAACTATGGCTGTTACTAGAGCACAGCTAACTTGTCCTGTTTTTGGAATCAAATACGAACTTACTACTCGCAAACTTCCAAGTATTAAGGAAGACATGCAGCActattcttttgttaattacaACTTCCTAGGACTACCATGTCAAGCACAATAGTTTCTAGAGTTTCTGAAAGTGTTATGAACGATTGAAATCTAGTATTCCAAATGTTACAATGGGAAGAGTGCAGCAGAAAGTAGAATCTTTGCATAATAATTTGAGAATGgttcttaaaagaaaaagtgaATCAAAGACTTCAGCAATTGCTAAgatgaaaatgttttgtttgacaTTGCAGCATAAGACAATGACATGTCATTGtcttattttaagtaattgCACATGCCCGAGAATATCAAAAGTGACAGTACTTGAGCATGAATTTTTAATGGATCaaagaaatgaaagaaatatgGTTATTAGTCCTTTAGATAAGgagaaaacttttatattaaccAAAGAAGCACAAAGAGACAGAAAtgctatgatttttttttcgtcTCATAAAAGCAGTCTGGAAGCATCAGCTAGTATCACTTCTGATATAGATGCAGAAATTAATTCTGGTGAGGAGGAGTTTATAAATGACACTCAGAGCAATGTTGATGACAATCATTTGTCAGATTTCTGTGAATTAGATAGTGAATCTGACAAAAATGTGATAAAGTTTCCAACCATTGCCAGAGAATGTGACAGATATTGTGTTTCTGATGTTGCTTGACCTGCAATTGCAACTTTTAGATTACGGAAGTATAAAAAATCATAGACCAAACCAAGTTTGGTCTATGATAGCTTATCTAACGAAGAACCATCTGTCAAAAACCGTCTGATTTCTGTCAAAAAACCGTCTAAGACAATTGCTTAGAAATACATTATTACACAAAGCAAAGTTAGCTATGTGTTCAGTAGGCTCAAAATCAAATTTCTTTGATGGAAGAAAAGGTAAAACTTTTAGTGCATTAACAACTAGCAGTAAAAAGATAACCACTCAGGAACATATCACATTAATTGAAGATCCTCATTCCGTTTTTCTTGGTCATATTTCTTTATCAACATAGATCATCcaagtcatattttaaaaatccggaacgTTGTTTGGATAGAATATGCGGAAAAAATCCGGATTATTTTTTCcctaattttcattttaattttgcttttagctgagttgtttctaagtcttttttcaaattttttttaattttcctttgagtgatgagtgaaaaagcttaaaaaataaatacattaaaaaaatgtatacctAAACTTTCAtgtgttaaaataattatctgGAATTTcggaaatatccagaaaaaggTAATCTCTGCATCAAGTGCATCATCAACAAATATCAAGAATgctattatagatttttttgatgaaaacaaaatatcacTTGATAATGTGTTAGCTATTGGCGCTGATGGAGCTAACGTAAATACTGGTGTGAACAATAGTATATTAAGATTGCTGGAACTGTATTTAGGATATTTAGTTCAATGGTTAATGTGTATGTTCCATTTTAATGAGCTACCATTGAGAAATTTAGTATTGCATTTAGATGGCACCACATCAGAACCTATTACATTTAGTGGCAATATTGGAAAAGCACTTGCAAAATGTAACGAATTGTCAAATTTAATGCCAGACGGAATAACTTACCGAGCGTTCTACATGAGATTGTGACAAACAATATTAGTAAAGATCAACAGTATCTGTATAACATATGTGAGGCAATAGAAATAGGTGAGGTGAAAGAAAGcccaaaaaaaaatcctaacaACAaagttattacattttttgtagagcagaaacttttatatatcatatactgTAATATCAAAAATGGCTTATTTTCAGTTAGACAGCGGCAAGGGAAGGagataataactttaattttttttttctttcactgATATTTAGATGTTAGAGCAACATTATTTTGCTATCCAAACTAATTTGAACGAAAAAAATGCAATGACGATCTACCCTAGTGTCTATACCTCAAAGTGTATCCATCAACGTTTTGGTATCTTGGTAACGGGTTAAGATGGTTTTGGCAATTCTTGATTACAATAATAACGTTTccagtaaatatatttacaccATAAACATATACTTTTTGAAAGCTGAAGGATTCAAAAACACCTCTCCGAGCAGCGAGATATTTTCCTAATGTAGTTAAGGCGGTCGAACCTCCATTAACTAACAGGCCGATAAGTATATTTTGAACTAAAACATGGACACTTCGAGTAAACTTATGGGTAATTGATAATGTAACATTTTTGATAACTATTTCTGTTTCGAGAAAATCATTTACTTTACTCGGATTACTAACGACAAACTCAAAGAAACAACTGTTGTAATGTCTAGTAACACCCCAGACATAACACAGAAGACTTTTTTCGGTAAGAGCTTCTAAAAAATCTTCAACACTGCAGTTTAGATCGACATATCGACAAAGCAATACAGGATAAGGGTTGTTAAAtgatgttgatttaaaaaaaagatttactctACCAGTTTCACTACGGCTTCCTAGCGCCACCACACTGGCATAACTTTTAGCCATTTCacacaataaatcaaaaaaattttcaaaatttttaataaaacttgttgttaacaaataaaactttcttcaaatatttttcaaatcttcttCTTTATGAAGCCTACattattaacacaaatagaactgttagtttttggtgttttttttccGTATAATTACTACAATTTAATTCAAAACCGCAAaaaactggccttctatttATTCTGCTTTTGGAATTTTCGAACCTATTCCTTTTTTCACATTTTCGATATTATTCCGGAAAGTTCTTTTTCGACTTTAAtccttttttcacaaaaaaaggaTCTAATTCcgttttttggattttaattttttggatctAATTCCGTTTTTTGAATTTTCGATACTATTTCTTTTTCACAATTTCGATATTATTCCGGTAAGTCCCTTTTcgattttaatcttttttttagctatttCGAGGTTATTATGCTTTTCAGGTTTTCGATACTAttccttttttaacaattttaatgaattctcttttttaatattattcttttttttttacaattttgattttcgatacaattcctttttttacaatttcgatgTTATTCTCTATTTCGATGTTATTCCGGAAAGTCCTTTTTCGAGATTAATCAGtttggtaaaattataaaatacaatggCCGtgaacaaaaactataaaatttatattttaacacaagaaattatatttcttgttttaagatatAAGTTTCTTAATCTATGGACAATGGATTCACAATTTTGCTGTGAAGTCAATTTAAAAGAAGGCATTTCTCGGAAAGCTCAATCTTTTACATGATTTGCTAAAAAGACTTGATAAGTATAATTAATTGCAATTTCATTATAGTTTCGAAAAGCATTATTgtgaatttattttgaaaattttttttttgtgtgtgtatatctGGCCCTtgataaaatgctaaaaattttatagtttttgttcaCGTTACATGGTATTttacaaatatgtttttgacgaaaaaaacaatttatttttacctaGTGATCgctttactttaaataaaaatagtaaaatacttttacatgAAACTTTACGAAGTAGCTTGTAACCTTAtgtaggttttttttatttattttttttttatttcatttaggtgccccaagaagtctttacggtcttatcacagagcaccgcggatgaacttacttttttatattatatttactaagTGAGTAGCAATTAACTTACTAGGTAAGTAGCGATGAATccgaacaaaatattttattgcttaATATAAACTTTGTCGTGACACTATACATCATCTTCGACGGAACGATGGATGTATCACATAtcacttttattctttttttttttgcacttcgGCTTCAACTAGAAAAGCtaggaaataaaaaaacgtttttcttgTGTCAAAGACGTAGAGAGAGAGAAAACCGAGTATTGTTAATTTACGTATAAAAGAAAggtttgaattgaaaaaatgcCGTGGCCAAGTTTACTACAACGGTTTAAATATCTGGAACTTTTTatgtataagttttattaattattgtaataaataaacaaaatgtaagacttttttttattcttcagcTGGAGTTCCGCTAGATGAAAGCTTTACAAACTTTGCGATACCAGACGCTAAGCTCAGACTGCCAATTGCAATACGACCACGGGAATCACTGCTGCCTTAAAGCCATTGCTTTAACTTTAGCTAAAATATTGACCCATAATAAGcagataactttttttctttattcttaatTCAGTTTTTTCAGTGTTGAGTTTCTATGACCATGTAAAGAATAACccccccccctcaatttgagggggccAAAAACTTCACATGGTCATAAAAACTGAAcactgaataatttaaaaataaaatttaaaatctgtcgatGAATACATTAGtagtttatatttaagaaaaaataaattatgcaacTCATTGCCCTCACGTTTAGGGTGGGGAGGGGGGAGATTAGATTTTAGGGTTTCTATTTACTATTCTCCTAtctcagtaatttttttttgtgaagaatctttcgtcatacatatgaatgtaaaaaaatttggaatactcttttggtttaaaagttggttatttcaaacatttaaaaaccttcctacgcACTGTATATATCAGAACCGTAACTACAATTTCGATATTAGGGGGgtcaatattttttcatttgcagatgattttgttttaagatattttatataaagcttctgttttatttttgatgattttttaaatcccCTGGTCACCCATgggttgtttatattttttggatttaatttttttacaatgatagGAAAATTAGCGTCATACACGGAATAAAATGTTCCAAAATTAATTATCGTAAATTTTGTCTgcattatcattaaagttaatatgcgTCCTTTGTAGGAGTGATAATTggcttttaaaatgttttttattggtttgGTTAAAAGTGcgtattttaatttgaattgatCTGGTTATATTTTCAGAGTTTGATTTAACCAACAAGAATATTGGAAAATGATCAGATATATCCGATTTTAAGATACCTGCTTGGATATCATTGTCGGATATACctgttgtaataatattatcaatcaaaGACACTGAGTTTTTTGTTACTCTTGTTGGACGATTAATCAAGGGTATTGCTCCAGTTTCGAAAAAAGAatcgtaaaagtttttaattttattatttttattgtatagaaAACAGTTCGTATTTAGGTccccaaaaacaaaaatcttttttcttttactttaataccttttttaaaaatactttgttcaaaaaaatgctCAAGTTCTCACTCACGCCGTCGGGTGGTCGATGACAACAgcttattaataagttttttgattcattgtttattatttcaattggtaaaatttctttatcgccgtcagataTACTTAAATCATTCCTAACATGATAAACATGATGTTTTCATTTACGTATATAACAACTCCTCCGCCGCGTTTATCTCTGAagagaaattaatttaaaatgagaaatataaaagtttaaagtattatttaaattattcgaAATTCACGTTTcagtaaaacaaattatattaaaacaattttttgtttcctCTAACAAATTgagaagtttttcaaaattattattaaggcTTCGAATGTTTACTTGAagaattctaattttatttaaatttttgtcgcaaagtttttaaaaacaaacccTTCTAATTCGCTTGGATAGAGATATGAGCAATCCATAAGCGTGTCgtggaaaaaatttatatcgggttttaaattttcattattatttatttcagaaaagtTGAAACTTATGGATTCAAATCACTAGTACCagccatgctttttttttttttttaaggggcaattatttttagaaatttttttttttaaaacataatgttTGGGTTTCTAAATTCCCTGCAAAAAATTctatcatattttaatatagtaATAGCTTGTACTTTAGTACTTGTCTTCACTGCGTAGTCTTTTTACTTCCTCCCATAACTTTTTACGACTCTCAATAGTTTCTTTCGCAAAATCTTCATTAATAATATACCAGCTACACGCAAGTTTTTCACGGCCtttagaattttgtttttatcttgataatttaatagcTTCAAAACTATTGTTCTTGGTAGTTTACTATCTCTTGATTAGTCTACTCGATGCGCTCTTTCCACAACCACTTTTCGCCGATTTTAAAGATGGCAGTcgtttttttgtgaaatttaataataataaaaacaataacaaataataactgGTAACacaaaatcaaagtttatatTACATAAACATTATTGGATATTGGACTTTTTATTCCCtgtgtaataataataaaatgacaaacCTCACCAAGGCGATGCTTGACCAAATTTTGGCAAGCTACGTCACAAAGACAACGTTAGACAAAGCACTAGCTGAGCATGCATCTGAAATACAAACAatgaaaaactcaaataaaagtattttagatTTGTATAAATCAGATTATGTAAAGGaaataaatcaactaaaaaaatgaaaacatacaATTGAGAACACAAATGACAAAACATGAAACAAAACAAGCACAAATTGAAAAGACAGTTATTAGCGAACCAGTTGCATGGTCATCAATGgtaaagaacaagaaaaaacacCTAGTAAATGCAgcaataaatgaacaaaaagaaagaaataaaagaaagaaaaatttaatcataTCAGCAATCCCAGCAACATCGAATGGGACTGATGAGGAAAAACAAGCAGAAACTGAGCAACAAGTTAGCcaaatattaaatcatataGGAGCAGTCACCAACCCAGTACATGTCAAAAgactgaaattttttcaaagaagcTCAACAGCAGGCCTACAAACCGAACCACCAAAAGCACGTCAggaaaaaatattagttatacTAAGTGACGAGTCAGAAAGAAACCCAATATTAGCCAAGGCAAAGAAACTTGGGGATAAAACAAACCCACAGTACAAAGGAGTTTATATTTCAACAGATATGACACAAGCAGAGCAATATGAAAATATGGAGCTCAGAAAATTAAGAGACACCAAAAATGCAGCAAGAAGACAAGATGATCCCTTTCGATATGCTATACGTGGAACCGGACTTGTCAAGTTTAAATGTAACgttgagaataaaaaaagaactaagCAGTACTAGCAAATACCTGCAATGTTTATACACGAATGCAACATCGCTTGGCAATAAAATGGAAGAATTTAAAATcttgtgtaaattaaaaaaagctagtATAGCTGGAATCACTGAAACATGGTTTCAAAACTCATCCATTGTACAGATAGAAGGTTACAGGGTGTACAATAAAAATAGATCTGATGGACGGAAAGGTGGTGGAGTTGCCTTATACATTGAAAACAATCTCACATCATATGAAATAAGTATTGGTAATCAGGACAGCAAAGTAGAACAAATATGGGCAGTCGTTGTAATTATGAATATTAAATACCTCATTGGATGTATATATAGACCAAACGAACAAATAGACATGAATGATTTTAGACAAGTTATACACAATGCCAAAACTAAAGTAGATGTTAAAATGTATGCAGATATACTAATACTAGGAGATTTCAATTTTCCGAACATTACCTGGAATAATGGATATGTTGAAAACGTAAATAGCAGTGAAATTTCAACAGAACACATTTTCATTGATATAATAAATGACGAATTCTTAATTCAGCACGTTAACTTTCCAACTTTTCAACTGTCAGACACAAAGGTAAAGAACGCACTGGACTTGATTTTTACCAAAGATAGTAACAGAATATATGAGCTCCAATCACATGAAATTCTGGGTTGTGCAAACAAGGGGCACTTAGTACTTACATTTAAACTTGAATTAGACATAAACCAGACAAGCAGAAcaccaaaatataaatttgactACACCAGAGGAGATTACACAAAAATAGACATAAAAGTTAATTCGATCAACTGGAGCTTCTGTTTTCACAATTTAACAACACAACAAATGTATGATACTTTTATATTACACATAAACTATCtgagtaatttatatataccaAAGATTGATGTTAATGCAAAACATAAACACAAACGAAATCCATGGTTTAGTAATAAACTTAGAGCACTAGTACGAATGAAAAAAGATCTAAGATACATAAATCTAGCAAACAAATGGAAAGATGCAGTACAAGTCAATGCGtacaaaacaataacaaaattagtATCCAAAGAAGCCATATTAGCTAGAAAAGATTATGAAAGAAATCtgattataaaatcaaaatctaatccaaaacttatttttaaatgcgtAAACAGTCAGAGAAATACTAAGCAATCAATAAAAGCCATTTTGAATTCTAATGGTACTGTAACAAATGACCAAAGTGAGATCGCAGATATTCTAAACGACCAGTTTCACAGCGCCTTTGTAAACGAAAGCAGCATTATGCCAGAAATAGCAGATAAACTTATAAGTTGCACACTTGATCTAGACGATAATACGACTACATAGATATTCAGAATCGTCTTGAAAAATGAAATACAGACAAAGCTTGTGGTGTGGATAGTTTACATCCTATTTTACTAAAGCATTGCGCAAAATCATTGGCACTACCACTTACATTAATCTACAAATCATCTTACAATACAAGTAACCTTCCTCTACTATGGCGTGCAGCAAATGTGActgcaattttcaaaaaaggatGTAAGCTAAACGCATCCAACTACAGACCTGTGTCAATCACACCAATAGCATGTAAAGTATTTGAAGGAGTTATAAGAAatgaaatgcaaaatttttttgacaaccaTAATATAATCTCAAAATGCCAACATGGCTTCGTAAAACGGAGATCGTGTACAACAAATCTTTTAATGACACTTGATTTTATCACACAGAAACTAGCAAAAAACATACCAGTAGATGTTATAATGCTAGATTTTGCgaaagcatttgatacattGCCACACAAACGACTTTTATTAAAGTTGAATGCTTATGGaataaaaggaaaatttttgAACTGGATTGAGGCATTTCTGAATAATCGAATTCAAAGAGTTGTCCAGGGTGAAGCGGTGTCAACATGGAAAAAAGTATCTAGTGGCGTTCCACAGGGATCCATTCTGGGGCCATTCCTTTTCATAACATACATAAATGACTTgccagaaaaaatcaaaaatatggTGAAAATATATGCAGACGACACTAAAATCTTATCAGCTGTATATTCAATTGAGGACGCAAAATTAGTTCAAAGagatttaaatattatagaaGATTGGTCAGAAAAATGGTTAATCAAACTGAATGAAAGTAAATGTGTAGTTATGCAATATggaaaaaacaacataaattttaattacatagTAAATGggtcaaaaattaataattctaCGCATGAACGTGATCTTGGTGTAAATTTCGATACATCA
This portion of the Hydra vulgaris chromosome 13, alternate assembly HydraT2T_AEP genome encodes:
- the LOC136089977 gene encoding uncharacterized protein LOC136089977, translated to MEEFKILCKLKKASIAGITETWFQNSSIVQIEGYRVYNKNRSDGRKGGGVALYIENNLTSYEISIGNQDSKVEQIWAVVVIMNIKYLIGCIYRPNEQIDMNDFRQVIHNAKTKVDVKMYADILILGDFNFPNITWNNGYVENVNSSEISTEHIFIDIINDEFLIQHVNFPTFQLSDTKVKNALDLIFTKDSNRIYELQSHEILGCANKGHLVLTFKLELDINQTSRTPKYKFDYTRGDYTKIDIKVNSINWSFCFHNLTTQQMYDTFILHINYLSNLYIPKIDVNAKHKHKRNPWFSNKLRALVRMKKDLRYINLANKWKDAVQVNAYKTITKLVSKEAILARKDYERNLIIKSKSNPKLIFKCVNSQRNTKQSIKAILNSNGTVTNDQNKACGVDSLHPILLKHCAKSLALPLTLIYKSSYNTSNLPLLWRAANVTAIFKKGCKLNASNYRPVSITPIACKVFEGVIRNEMQNFFDNHNIISKCQHGFVKRRSCTTNLLMTLDFITQKLAKNIPVDVIMLDFAKAFDTLPHKRLLLKLNAYGIKGKFLNWIEAFLNNRIQRVVQGEAVSTWKKVSSGVPQGSILGPFLFITYINDLPEKIKNMVKIYADDTKILSAVYSIEDAKLVQRDLNIIEDWSEKWLIKLNESKCVVMQYGKNNINFNYIVNGSKINNSTHERDLGVNFDTSLKWKKHIVACSSKANAIMGMIKNTFVHLNQHLLKQLYTTFVRPLIEFAAPVWSPNCKGDIEILKRVQHRVTRMIKNLRSLLYEDRLQILGLTTLSERRKRVDLIQIFKIFNEIKAVDLLNKPVFSKSCRGHSRKYSREQTKLSKAVKVSF